From one Colletotrichum destructivum chromosome 3, complete sequence genomic stretch:
- a CDS encoding Putative multicopper oxidase, second cupredoxin domain, multicopper oxidase, copper-binding protein, with translation MKSTLSKSVLFFLYGLAVAAPSTSGPAKRQDQQQPSDPNPSDQGPKSCNTPDNRQCWVDGFDIKTAYEENIPETGVTREYDLVLTEHTTFKAGDGMDKNSAMLINGGFPGPNIKANWGDKIKVRVVNNLRTNGTSIHWHGVRMLNNNINDGVNGITECPIPPGSSKTYEWRAEQYGSSWYHSHFSDQYANGVVGTIQIDGPTSKNYDEDLGVFSLSDWYYKSADEIRSTFTAPAAVPASDNILFNGTNVNKNGGGTHSRVTLKKGKVHKIRLINMSVDNTFSVSLVNHKMTVTGTDFVPVKPFETDSLYLSVGQRYDVLIDANQDAGKAYWFNVSFPSNRLCGTSNMNKPAAIFQYEGSSASLMPKEAGNAVTDAQCQDKTDYEPIFGIDVDSTAFSKTQDNSLDVTVDTSRTANQQRVYWKVNGQNMDIDWDEPTLSYLAKNSTDYPKQYNVFEVPKDNDWAFWVVENLFPAPHPMHLHGHDFYVLGHSEPASSGRGDGVRFNPQTDTSKLNFKNPTRRDVTTLPGRGWLVVAFKTDNPGAWLFHCHIAWHISQGLSVQFLERAKDIPNTFKIQDIDDMCQQWDSYSKNALFEQTDSGL, from the exons ATGAAGTCAACGCTTTCCAAGAGCGTGCTCTTTTTCCTCTACGGCCTCGCCGTGGCAGCACCTTCCACCTCTGGCCCAGCCAAGAGGCaagaccagcagcagccatcGGACCCCAACCCGTCCGACCAGGGTCCCAAGTCGTGCAACACGCCTGACAACAGACAATGCTGGGTCGACGGATTCGACATCAAGACGGCCTATGAGGAGAACATCCCGGAAACCGGTGTGACCAGAGAG TATGACTTGGTGCTTACCGAGCACACGACATTCAAGGCCGGAGATGGCATGGATAAGAACAGCGCCATGCTGATCAACG GCGGCTTCCCGGGCCCGAATATCAAGGCAAACTGGGGCGACAAGATCAAAGTCAGAGTCGTGAACAATCTCAGAACAAATGG AACGTCCATTCACTGGCACGGCGTGAGAATGCTaaacaacaacatcaatGACGGTGTCAACGGCATCACAGAGTGCCCCATCCCGCCGGGCTCAAGTAAGACGTACGAGTGGCGTGCTGAGCAATACGGCTCATCATG GTACCACTCTCACTTCTCGGACCAGTACGCCAACGGTGTTGTCGGCACCATTCAGATCGATGGTCCGACATCCAAGAACTACGACGAGGATCTAGGcgtcttttccctctctgACTGGTACTACAAGTCGGCCGATGAGATCCGCTCGACCTTCacggccccggccgccgtcccGGCCAGCGATAATATCCTCTTCAACGGCACCAACGTCAACAAGAACGGGGGCGGGACGCACTCGCGCGTGACTCTCAAGAAAGGCAAGGTGCACAAGATCAGGCTTATCAACATGTCGGTCGACAACaccttctccgtctcgctcgtcAACCACAagatgacggtgacgggcACTGATTTCGTGCCCGTCAAGCCGTTCGAGACCGACTCGCTGTACCTCTCGGTCGGCCAGCGCTACGACGTgctcatcgacgccaacCAGGATGCCGGCAAGGCTTACTGGTTCAACGTCTCGTTTCCCTCTAACCGTCTCTGCGGCACCTCCAACATGAACAAGCCGGCCGCCATCTTCCAGTACGAGGGGTCGTCGGCCAGCCTCATGCccaaggaggccggcaaTGCCGTCACGGACGCGCAGTGCCAAGACAAGACGGACTACGAGCCCAtcttcggcatcgacgtcgactcGACGGCGTTCTCGAAGACGCAGGACAACTCGCTCGACGTGACGGTCGACACGAGCCGGACGGCAAACCAGCAGCGCGTTTACTGGAAGGTCAACGGCCAGAATATGGACATTGACTGGGACGAGCCGACGCTGTCATACCTGGCCAAGAACAGCACCGACTACCCGAAGCAGTACAACGTCTTTGAGGTGCCCAAAGACAACGAT TGGGCATTCTGGGTCGTCGAGAATCTCTTCCCTGCTCCC CATCCCATGCATCTCCACGGCCACGACTTTTACGTCCTCGGCCACTCGGAGCCCGCCTCCAGCGGAcgtggcgacggcgtccgcTTCAACCCGCAGACCGACACCAGCAAGCTCAACTTCAAGAACCCGACGAGGCGCGACGTCACGACGCTGCCGGGGCGCGGctggctcgtcgtcgccttcaaGACGGACAACCCGGGCGCCTGGCTCTTCCACTGCCACATCGCGTGGCATATCAGCCAGGGCCTTAGCGTCCAGTTCCTCGAGCGCGCCAAGGACATCCCCAACACGTTCAAGATCCAGGACATTGACGACATGTGTCAGCAGTGGGACTCGTACTCCAAGAACGCCCTCTTTGAGCAGACCGACTCCGGTCTTTGA
- a CDS encoding Putative zn(2)Cys(6) fungal-type DNA-binding domain, fungal transcription factor, producing the protein MPSPEAPDSLSATTCEQCREQHLRCDRVLPICGRCLMTGRECKKGYKFRAPKHAVFRESHKWPAPPKRLKFIDETRGVELADDVDSNDSLHDSAEAEAEAEDASTSPGTTTVVDSTASDDRPSLQAAKAASWPLLDENHREGHREAHRGSHHGSHHGGGDAVVDEPVDPLPTPTQTSLGTFGADHLGHRAEQREHSDSVVTLPPMQSVLPPFEGIYTDRPVWPLNGRQEATLFRHYVDKLGFWLDLCDPARHFETEVPQRAGSCPILLNAIFALAARHLSLTSAYDSLASNRYHEQCLNYLIPLLDHAATVSDENLFAATIILRVLEEIDVNTLGQDTHGHLLGIHAFVNAGDRFLMPGTLTAACFWAGLRQEIYSAVINQQVVRMNLGHAIVDRSTTPGDDFVWSNRAIVHCADVLNFCFGSEAGSVLQWGQLEMANREWKNALPPSYTPIFFRERSEEEAFPEVWYQKACHIIAVQHHILAEMYLALFNPSIPRVGGGRKAAEKRLTEQIQELLRSLCGIGMCNQWSPPAMFTACMGIAIAGDRFDNRHDQEALLKMLSITEKAHARPTTAVRDQLISAWGWMDKDVMSET; encoded by the exons ATGCCGTCTCCCGAAGCGCCTGATTCGCTGAGCGCCACGACCTG TGAGCAGTGTCGTGAACAGCACCTTCGATGTGACCGCGTGCTCCCCATCTGTGGCCGCTGTCTGATGACCGGCAGAGAATGCAAAAAGGGCTACAAGTTTCGTGCCCCGAAGCACGCCGTCTTCCGTGAAAGCCACAAGtggcccgcgccgccgaagagGCTCAAGTTCATCGACGAGACAAggggcgtcgagctcgccgacgacgtcgacagcAACGACTCCCTGCATGACtctgccgaggccgaagccgaggccgaggatgcgTCCACGTCGCCCGGCACCACGACCGTCGTCGATTCCACCGCTTCGGATGATCGTCCCTCGCTGCAAGCGGCCAAGGCAGCGAGCTGGCCACTTCTCGATGAAAATCACCGGGAGGGCCACCGTGAGGCTCACCGAGGGAGCCATCACGGGAGCcatcatggcggcggcgatgccgttgtcgacGAGCCAGTTGACCCGCTGCCGACGCCAACACAGACGTCCCTGGGCACTTTTGGTGCcgaccatctcggccatcgcGCCGAACAGCGAGAGCACTCGGACTCCGTCGTCACTCTGCCGCCCATGCAGTCCGTACTGCCGCCCTTCGAAGGCATCTATACCGATCGTCCGGTGTGGCCGCTCAACGGGCGACAAGAAGCCACTCTATTCCGTCACTATGTGGACAAGCTCGGGTTCTGG CTGGATCTGTGCGACCCCGCGAGGCACTTCGAGACCGAGGTGCCGCAACGTGCCGGGTCGTGCCCGATCCTCCTCAATGCCATATTCGCGCTCGCAGCGAGGCATCTCAGCCTGACGAGCGCCTACGACTCGTTGGCCTCGAACCGCTACCACGAGCAGTGCCTCAACTACCTGATCCCGCTGCTTGACCACGCCGCGACCGTGTCGGACGAGAACCTGTTCGCGGCAACAATCATCCTCCGTGTCCTGGAGGAGATCGACGTCAACACCCTCGGCCAGGACACCCATGGAcacctcctcggcatccacGCCTTCGTCAACGCCGGAGACCGCTTCCTGATGCCCGGCACCCTGACGGCCGCCTGTTTCTGGGCGGGCCTACGCCAGGAGATATATAGCGCCGTCATCAACCAGCAGGTTGTCCGGATGAACCTCGGTCACGCCATTGTCGACCGATCCACGACCCCGGGCGATGACTTTGTCTGGTCGAACCGTGCCATTGTTCACTGCGCCGACGTCCTCAACTTCTGCTTCGGGTCCGAGGCGGGGTCGGTCTTACAATGGGGCCAGCTTGAAATGGCGAACAGGGAGTGGAAGAacgcgctgccgccgtcgtaCACGCCCATCTTCTTCCGCGAGAGGTCCGAAGAGGAGGCTTTCCCCGAAGTATGGTACCAGAAGGCCTGCCACA TCATTGCTGTACAGCATCACATTCTCGCCGAAATGTACCTCGCGCTGTTCAACCCGAGCATACCGcgggttggcggcggtcGCAAGGCTGCCGAGAAGCGGCTGACAGAGCAGATCCAGGAGCTGCTACGGAGCCTCTGCGGCATCGGCATGTGCAATCAgtggtcgccgccggctaTGTTCACGGCGTGTATGGGAATCGCCATTG CTGGCGACAGATTTGACAATAGACACGACCAAGAAGCTTTGCTCAAGATGCTCAGCATCACTGAAAAGGCCCACGCGCGGCCCACGACGGCAGTACGGGATCAGCTGATAAGCGCATGGGGGTGGATGGACAAGGACGTCATGAGCGAGACCTGA
- a CDS encoding Putative inositol oxygenase, giving the protein MAAAVATPYIRTDGHDLEQTTDFVEEVNILKDQVNKQQEDIYEESKFDQEKDKTAFRQYEDACDRVKTFYKEQHEKQTVEYNLAAREKFAIDLTGKKPCRDEMTIWEAMEKLNTLIDNSDPDTELSQIQHLLQTAEAMRRDGKPRWMQLTGLIHDLGKLLYFYGAEGQWDVVGDTFPVGCAFDNRIVLPTTFEGNPDNKHPVYSTKHGIYEPGCGIENLMISWGHDEYMYLVCKEQSKLPREALAMIRYHSFYPWHREGAYREFMKEGDEDLLKAVLAFNPYDLYSKSDDAPTVEELKPYYMELIDEYFPTKVIKW; this is encoded by the exons atggctgctgctgtcgccaCCCCCTACATTCGGACCGACGGTCACGACCTTGAGCAGACGACCGActtcgtcgaggaggtcaacATCCTCAAGGACCAGGTCAACAAGCAGCAAGAGGACATCTACGAGGAGTCCAAGTTCGACcaggagaaggacaagacgGCCTTCCGCCAGTACGAGGACGCTTGCGACCGCGTCAAGACCTTCTACAAGGAGCAGCACGAGAAGCAGACGGTCGAGTacaacctcgccgcccgtgaAAAGTTCGCCATCGACCTTACCGGCAAGAAGCCATGCCGCGATGAGATGACCATCTGGGAGGCCATGGAGAAGCTCAACACACTCATCGACAACTCGGACCCCGACACCGAACTGTCCCAGATCCAGCACCTGCTGcagaccgccgaggccatgcgCCGCGACGGCAAGCCCCGCTGGATGCAGCTCACCGGCCTGATCCACGACCTCGGCAAGCTCCTCTACTTctacggcgccgagggccagtgggacgtcgtcggcgacacCTTCCCCGTCGGCTGCGCCTTTGACAACCGCATCGTTCTGCCCACCACCTTTGAGGGCAACCCCGACAACAAGCACCCTGTCTACAGCACCAAGCACGGCATCTACGAGCCCGGCTGCGGCATCGAGAACCTCATGATCTCTTGGGGCCACGACGAGTACATGTATCTTGTCTGCAAGGAGCAGTCCAAGCTGCCCCGCGAAGCTCTCGCTATGATCCGCTACCACTCTTTCTACCCCTGGCACCGCGAGGGCGCCTACCGCGAGTTCATGAAGGAGGGTGATGAGGACCTCCTCAAGGCTGTCCTCGCCTTCAACCCCTACGACCTGTATAGCAAGTCGGATGACGCCCCTACTGTTGAGGAGCTCAAG CCCTACTACATGGAGCTCATTGACGAGTACTTCCCCACCAAGGTCATTAAGTGGTAG
- a CDS encoding uncharacterized protein (Putative zn(2)Cys(6) fungal-type DNA-binding domain, transcription factor domain, fungi): MDISGNMPQHSAQKKRRRPALACEQCRRRKVRCDRNLPCSTCVRSKHALCTYASHTKSAPRKSPEHGAEVPVDSMALALRYPEPILPAFQPLPSPPRHSGASSVARTQANRRSRIRLAETPEGNPLFVPTPSSGEHSGPADFGTWQPVNGPWASVTAATSVRADTASTPGSCPGSSSTVNSLMERVKQLEQQLSDLTVRNKGGGGDVAAPECVSVPREGLKYSRGCVSKTRYFGQSHWMNAADTLYRLVSFAKKFEGQKNSQLYADLEKCKKLARVIKARRTPSFASITTGQNMPSRELADALVDIYLRTFESVHRIVHIPTFRADYERYWQNPSEATDTFIIQLQLCMGIGATMYDERFTLRTLAIRWFWEGMFWLITPCEKSKMTVNGLQIRCLMHFLRHTANIGCDLSWIGAGALVRTAMYMGLHRDPKAIVKMSPHRAEMRRRLWATILEIVLQTSIDSGCPPLISTPDYDTEPPANLDDEQLVEDAESVFPVPRDPKVHTQMTVPLALFASFTTRLAIAKRVNEFSSDTLYEETLRHSNELSTSLQRMMRQLNSHPAVTSFQLRYVQFMSYRLFFALHQQIIPLALRNPVYYFSRKMTVDTALRLCEAAFLCPDKAGTGPMKPSTPSEIDFYRLTINGAGTYRSVPFQGVMTIGLELINLKEEEANNGPPMSVIGSEAQLRGVLDAVHDWSRRRIQSGETNVKGHALGVVLITNVHGLENGVIDDKIEDYFEAACQERVTECYDLLRHLAGDGVLEEGMDMPHIHDLDMDFDDGTDLLADWDWESMENNGFVSSMNFGNFPDTMLL; the protein is encoded by the exons ATGGACATTTCGGGAAATATGCCCCAGCATTCGGCGCAGAAGAAGCGGCGGAGGCCCGCCTTGGCATGCGAGCAGTGCCGCCGGCGTAAAGTCCGATGCGACAGAAACCTCCCCTGCAGCACCTGCGTGCGCTCCAAGCACGCCCTCTGCACGTACGCCTCACATACCAAGTCGGCACCGCGGAAGAGTCCGGAGCATGGCGCTGAAGTGCCCGTTGATTCCATGGCACTGGCTCTCAGATATCCCGAGCCCATTCTTCCCGCATTCCAGCccttgccctcgccgccaaggcaCTCGGGGGCTTCGTCCGTGGCCAGGACCCAGGCTAATCGTCGTTCCCGAATACGGCTGGCCGAGACCCCCGAGGGGAACCCCCTGTTTGTACCGACCCCCAGTTCCGGCGAGCACTCGGGCCCGGCGGACTTTGGGACGTGGCAGCCCGTCAACGGCCCTTGGGCTTCTGTTACTGCTGCGACCAGTGTTCGTGCGGatacggcgtcgacgcccgggAGTTGCCCCGGCTCTTCGTCCACCGTCAACTCTCTCATGGAAAGGGTGAAGCAACTGGAGCAGCAGCTGTCGGACCTAACCGTGAGAAACAAAGGTGGAGGTGGTGATGTGGCGGCGCCCGAGTGCGTTTCTGTCCCACGCGAAGGGCTGAAGTACAGTCGGGGTTGTGTTAGTAAGACTCGATACTTTGGCCAGAGTCACTGGATGAATGCCGCCGACACT CTCTACCGCTTGGTCAGCTTCGCGAAGAAGTTTGAGGGCCAGAAGAATTCTCAACTCTatgccgacctcgagaagtGCAAGAAGCTGGCACGCGTCATCAAGGCCCGCCGCACCCCCTCCTTCGCGTCCATCACCACGGGCCAGAACATGCCATCCCGCGAGCTGGCTGACGCACTCGTCGACATCTACCTCCGCACCTTCGAGTCCGTCCACCGCATTGTTCACATCCCGACCTTCAGGGCCGACTACGAGCGGTACTGGCAGAACCCCTCCGAGGCGACAGACACCTTCATCATCCAGCTGCAGCTGTGCATGGGCATCGGCGCCACCATGTACGACGAACGCTTCACCCTCCGCACCCTTGCCATCCGGTGGTTCTGGGAGGGTATGTTCTGGCTCATCACGCCCTGCGAGAAGTCCAAGATGACCGTCAACGGTCTGCAGATCCGCTGCCTGATGCACTTCCTGCGGCACACCGCCAACATCGGCTGCGACCTCTCGTGGattggcgccggcgccctcgtccggACCGCCATGTACATGGGCCTGCACCGCGACCCCAAAGCCATCGTCAAGATGTCCCCCCACCGCGCCGAGATGCGCCGCAGGCTCTGGGCCACCATCCTCGAGATCGTGCTGCAGACGAGCATCGACTCGGGCTGCCCGCCGTTGATATCGACCCCCGACTACGACACCGAGCCGCCCGCGaacctggacgacgagcagctggtcgaggacgccgagtcCGTCTTCCCCGTGCCGAGGGACCCCAAGGTCCACACGCAGATGACGGTGCCCCTCGCCTTGTTCGCGTCTTTCACGACACgtctcgccatcgccaagcgTGTCAACGAGTTCAGTTCGGATACCCTCTACGAAGAGACGCTCCGGCACAGCAACGAGCTGAGCACCTCGCTGCAGAGAATGATGCGGCAGCTCAACTCCCACCCAGCCGTGACATCCTTCCAGCTTCGCTACGTCCAGTTCATGTCGTATCGACTGTTCTTTGCCCTCCACCAGCAGATTATCCCCTTGGCTCTTAGGAACCCGGTCTACTACTTCTCCAGGAAGATGACCGTCGACACGGCCCTGCGCTTATGCGAAGCTGCCTTTTTGTGCCCCGACAAAGCAGGGACCGGACCCATGAAACCCTCTACGCCGTCCGAGATCGACTTTTACCGGCTGACCATCAACGGCGCCGGGACGTACCGCTCCGTCCCGTTCCAGGGTGTCATGACGATAGGTCTCGAGCTCATCAACCtcaaggaggaagaggcgaaCAACGGCCCCCCCATGTCCGTCATCGGATCCGAGGCCCAGCTGCgcggcgtcctcgatgcGGTACACGACTGGTCCCGCCGGCGGATCCAGTCCGGCGAGACCAACGTCAAGGGccacgccctcggcgtcgtgcTAATCACCAACGTCCACGGCCTGGAGAACGGCGTGATCGACGACAAGATTGAGGACTACTTCGAGGCGGCGTGCCAGGAGCGGGTCACCGAGTGCTACGACCTGCTGCGACACTTGGCCGGGGACGGCgtgctggaggaggggatggaCATGCCGCACATCCACGATCTGGACATGGACTTTGACGACGGAACCGACCTGCTGGcggactgggactgggaaTCGATG GAAAACAACGGATTCGTCTCCAGCATGAATTTTGGAAACTTCCCGGACACGATGCTCTTGTAG
- a CDS encoding Putative major facilitator, sugar transporter, major facilitator superfamily encodes MESKTSPQDDVVAAAADRHSVDAGDHHAAKLASTFVQNAKSASDKEHAMTLAQGIKLYPKAIAWSVLISTCIAMEGYDISLVSNFYAFPQFNEKYGALTADGSYQISAPWQAGLSNGAMVGEIIGLFINGWVSERFGYRWTVIVCLGLVAAFTTIFFTAQNVQTLLAASILCGIPWGVFQTLCITYASEVCPVALRGYLTTYVNFCWGLGQEIGIAVIISMLDRNDEWAYRIPYALQWMWPVPLAIGIYFAPESPWWLVRKGKIDEAKKSLLRLTSKGRESNFDADETVAMMVHTNALEEKITEGASYLDCFKGVDLRRTEVVCMVWAIQNLSGNSFSNYSTYFLKQAGLSTRNSYYFALGQYAINMVGVFGAWFLMSWGIGRRTLYLYGLTGLCSMLMILGFLGLVPEENRDKGALATGSIMMVWALFYQLTVGTVAYSLVSELPSRRLQIKTVVLGRNLYNIVGIINNVLSPYMLNPTAWNWQNYTGFFWGGICFLCLVYTYFRVPEPRGRTYAELDKLFEQEISARKFEGTKVDVFEDEVDEKAMNNYHQQIRVSHSEKDVRV; translated from the exons ATGGAGTCCAAAACGTCCCCGCaggatgatgtcgtcgccgccgccgccgaccgccACTCGGTCGACGCTGGCGACCACCACGCTGCCAAGCTCGCTAGTACCTTTGTTCAGAACGCCAAATCCGCCTCGGACAAGGAGCACGCCATGACGCTGGCCCAGGGCATCAAGCTGTACCCCAAGGCTATCGCTTGGAGTGTCCTCATCTCCACCTGCATCGCCATGGAGGGCTACGACATCAGCCTCGTCAGCAACTTCTACGCATTTCCCCAATTCAACGAAAAATACGGCGCcctcaccgccgacggctccTACCAGATCTCGGCCCCTTGGCAGGCCGGCCTTAGCAATGGTGCCATGGTCGGCGAGATCATCGGCCTCTTCATCAACGGATGGGTCTCGGAACGCTTCGGCTACAGGTGGACCGTCATTGTCTGCCTCGGCCTGGTCGCTGCCTTCACCACGATCTTTTTCACCGCCCAGAACGTCCAGACCCTACTTGCCGCCAGCATCCTGTGCGGTATCCCCTGGGGCGTCTTCCAGACCCTGTGCATCACCTACGCCTCCGAGGTCTGCCCGGTCGCCCTGCGTGGCTACCTGACCACCTACGTCAACTTCTGTTGGGGCCTCGGTCAGGAGATTGGAATTGCCGTCATTATCTCGATGCTCGACCGTAACGACGAGTGGGCGTACCGCATTCCCTATGCGCTGCAGTGGATGTGGCCGGTGCCGCTGGCCATCGGCATCTACTTCGCGCCCGAGTCACCCTGGTGGCTGGTGCGCAAGGGCAagatcgacgaggccaagaagtcGCTGCTGCGCCTGACGAGCAAGGGTAGAGAGTCCAActttgacgccgacgagacgGTCGCCATGATGGTGCACACCAACGCCCTCGAGGAAAAAATCACTGAGGGCGCCTCTTATCTTGACTGCTTCAAAGGCGTAGACCTGCGCCGCACCGAGGTCGTGTGCATGGTCTGGGCCATTCAGAACCTCAGCGGCAACTCCTTTTCCAACTACTCTAC GTACTTCCTCAAGCAAGCCGGTCTCTCGACGAGAAACTCGTACTATTTCGCCCTCGGACAGTACGCCATCAACATGGTCGGTGTCTTTGGCGCCTGGTTCCTCATGTCGTGGGGCATCGGCCGCCGCACGCTGTACCTCTACGGTCTCACCGGCCTGTGCAGCATGCTCATGATTCTCGGCTTCCTGGGCCTCGTTCCCGAGGAGAACCGCGACAAGGGCGCGCTGGCAACGGGCAGCATCATGATGGTCTGGGCTCTCTTCTACCAGCTCACGGTCGGCACGGTGGCCTACTCGCTCGTCAGCGAGCTGCCGTCGCGTCGTCTGCAGATCAAGACGGTTGTCCTGGGACGCAACCTATA CAACATTGTCGGCATCATAAACAACGTCCTGAGCCCTTACATGCTGAACCCCACGGCGTGGAACTGGCAAAACTACACAGGCTTCTTCTGGGGCGGCATCTGCTTCCTTTGCCTCGTCTACACGTACTTCCGGGTGCCGGAGCCGCGCGGGCGCACCTATGCCGAGCTGGACAAGCTATTTGAGCAAGAGATCAGCGCCCGCAAATTTGAGGGCACCAAGGTCGACGTGTTCGAGGATgaggtcgacgagaaggcgaTGAATAACTACCACCAGCAGATCCGCGTCTCGCACTCGGAGAAGGACGTACGGGTGTGA